One Beggiatoa leptomitoformis DNA segment encodes these proteins:
- the rlmN gene encoding 23S rRNA (adenine(2503)-C(2))-methyltransferase RlmN, translating to METAVNLLNFDRQDMTTFFTEQLGEKPFRATQLLQWIHQQGVTNFDEMTNFSKALRQRLTDIAHITLPTVITAQKSTDGTRKWLLQLADGNCIESVFIPEDDRGTLCISSQVGCALDCRFCATAQQGFNRNLTVGEIIAQLWLAEHALRKEGCQIDTNYDRVISNVVMMGMGEPLANFTNVVKAMQLMMDDFSYGLSWRRITLSTAGVVPALLRLKAECPVNLAVSLHATNDELRDTLVPINKKYPIAELLEACRLYVEEDSRRRVTFEYVMLKGINDTPAHARALVKLLSHVPSKVNLIPFNPFPQTHFERSDPATINAFRDILIQAGMITLTRKTRGDDIDAACGQLAGKVQDRSRRQLKRVPIIPIKQEHCG from the coding sequence ATGGAAACTGCTGTTAATTTATTAAATTTTGACCGTCAAGACATGACGACTTTTTTTACTGAACAATTAGGAGAAAAGCCGTTTCGTGCAACACAACTATTGCAATGGATACATCAGCAAGGTGTTACAAATTTTGACGAGATGACAAATTTTAGTAAGGCATTACGTCAACGACTAACTGATATAGCACATATCACCTTACCAACCGTCATTACTGCGCAAAAATCTACCGATGGCACTCGAAAATGGTTGCTTCAACTGGCAGATGGTAACTGCATTGAGTCTGTTTTCATCCCTGAAGATGACCGTGGAACACTGTGTATATCCTCACAAGTAGGTTGTGCATTAGATTGCCGTTTTTGTGCAACAGCACAACAAGGTTTTAACCGCAATTTAACCGTAGGCGAAATTATTGCGCAATTATGGCTAGCCGAACATGCTTTGCGTAAAGAAGGCTGTCAGATTGACACCAACTACGATCGCGTTATCAGTAATGTTGTCATGATGGGAATGGGCGAACCTTTAGCCAATTTTACTAATGTTGTTAAAGCAATGCAGCTAATGATGGATGATTTTAGCTATGGATTATCATGGCGACGCATCACCCTCAGTACGGCAGGTGTTGTGCCTGCATTATTGCGATTAAAAGCCGAATGCCCCGTTAATTTAGCGGTTTCCCTACACGCGACAAACGACGAATTACGTGACACACTCGTTCCTATCAATAAAAAATATCCTATTGCCGAATTATTAGAAGCCTGTCGGCTATATGTAGAAGAGGACAGCCGTCGTCGAGTCACCTTTGAATACGTGATGCTAAAAGGAATTAATGATACACCTGCACATGCACGTGCTTTAGTTAAATTACTCAGCCATGTTCCTTCAAAAGTTAATCTCATTCCCTTTAATCCTTTTCCACAAACCCATTTTGAACGGTCAGACCCTGCCACAATTAATGCTTTCCGTGATATTTTGATTCAAGCGGGGATGATTACATTGACAAGAAAGACACGAGGAGATGATATTGATGCGGCATGTGGACAACTCGCTGGAAAAGTACAAGACCGCAGTCGTCGTCAACTAAAACGTGTTCCAATTATACCGATTAAACAGGAGCATTGCGGATGA
- the pilW gene encoding type IV pilus biogenesis/stability protein PilW: protein MRLYPFKVLLITFMLLLNACSNQVTTTENAIGEKYKSNEKAEIYLQLGVQYMQRGQRGDYDIALDRLKKALSIDPDYPDAHNAIAVLYERIGQTEYAKIHYEKAVALNPQDSDAQNNYGQFLCKQDRWAEADAAFMKALENPVYRTPEIPYINAALCASRSRNYDKAETYLRKTIEINKKFPLALYHLASLYYETKQYTNAREYLKRYLAIAKHTPQTLWLGIQIERALQDKNAEASYAMQLRSQFPDSEQTQLLNQSERQ from the coding sequence ATGAGGCTCTATCCGTTTAAGGTATTACTGATAACATTCATGCTGTTACTCAACGCCTGTAGTAATCAAGTAACAACGACAGAAAATGCCATCGGCGAAAAATACAAAAGTAACGAAAAAGCCGAAATTTACCTGCAACTGGGTGTGCAATACATGCAACGCGGACAACGCGGGGACTATGACATTGCCCTAGACCGACTTAAAAAAGCATTGAGTATTGACCCAGACTATCCTGATGCGCACAATGCCATTGCCGTTTTATACGAGCGGATTGGGCAAACAGAATACGCGAAGATACACTACGAAAAAGCCGTTGCCCTAAATCCACAAGATTCAGATGCACAAAATAACTATGGGCAATTTCTCTGCAAGCAAGATAGATGGGCAGAGGCAGATGCTGCTTTTATGAAAGCCCTAGAAAACCCCGTTTATAGAACACCTGAAATCCCTTATATTAATGCCGCATTATGTGCCTCGCGCAGCCGTAACTACGATAAAGCAGAAACTTATTTACGTAAGACCATAGAAATAAATAAGAAATTTCCACTTGCTCTGTATCACCTAGCCAGCCTGTATTATGAGACAAAACAGTACACAAATGCCCGCGAGTATTTAAAACGCTATCTCGCAATTGCTAAACATACGCCACAAACCCTATGGTTAGGGATACAAATAGAACGTGCATTACAAGACAAAAATGCAGAAGCAAGCTATGCCATGCAACTTCGTTCACAATTCCCCGATTCAGAACAAACACAGCTACTTAACCAATCAGAAAGACAATGA
- a CDS encoding RodZ domain-containing protein, giving the protein MNRRVYPLSPQAVKLETNETNLDSPLSATHSLPLSQEVDMNPTNQASRLYSINKDDQDDFTDDVPAVLTTSGETQADSQPTIVETMDDVQPLTTETNKTDTPSAVMDIPDFSQMKPGAQLRYMREQNNLSVESVADRLYLNYSVIQAIEADDYTRLPSRVFVRGYIRSYAKLLEIPAEPLLESFGQAEPSLSNTPPLRPQVKQRKQMTSRDSWVIVGTVIIICILMILMALWRIYPEISLPSSGSPSNEADTNNENASLPANVIDANGTAIPIPVPLSGNTATDTVSGEYNPPSETGGDTENTTATATDGKTTSIPIPLAITPPTSAIAPATPIIIQPNAPTETSTSTLNPNVMKLKFAQGTWIEVRDSSNKILFGGTAASGSEKELTGTPPFKFKVGNTHGITIEYNGETINSTSTPVKVQRRFSLGTAPTTTPAPTNNSNSHTTSTLSREQATTRPSFE; this is encoded by the coding sequence ATGAACAGACGGGTTTATCCTTTATCTCCACAAGCCGTTAAATTAGAAACCAATGAAACTAATTTAGACAGCCCACTATCAGCAACTCATTCACTACCGCTATCACAAGAGGTTGATATGAATCCGACTAACCAAGCCTCTCGTCTTTACAGTATCAATAAAGACGACCAAGACGATTTTACTGATGATGTGCCAGCAGTGTTGACGACCAGTGGAGAAACGCAAGCTGATTCTCAACCCACTATTGTCGAAACAATGGATGATGTCCAACCATTGACAACAGAAACAAATAAAACAGATACACCATCTGCGGTTATGGACATACCTGACTTTAGCCAAATGAAACCTGGGGCGCAATTACGTTATATGCGCGAACAGAACAATTTAAGTGTAGAAAGCGTTGCAGACCGTCTCTATTTAAATTACAGCGTGATTCAAGCCATAGAAGCAGACGATTACACACGCTTACCTTCACGGGTTTTTGTGCGTGGATATATACGCAGCTATGCTAAACTCCTTGAAATCCCTGCTGAACCACTCTTAGAGTCCTTTGGACAAGCAGAACCCTCTTTATCAAATACACCACCGCTTAGACCCCAAGTTAAACAACGCAAACAAATGACCAGTCGTGACTCGTGGGTCATTGTCGGCACCGTAATTATTATTTGTATCCTAATGATACTAATGGCATTATGGCGCATATATCCAGAAATTTCCTTACCCTCTTCTGGCTCGCCAAGTAACGAGGCTGACACCAACAATGAAAATGCGTCATTACCCGCAAATGTTATTGACGCAAACGGCACGGCAATTCCCATTCCCGTACCCCTCAGTGGCAATACAGCAACAGATACCGTTAGTGGTGAATACAATCCGCCTTCAGAAACAGGTGGTGACACAGAAAATACAACAGCTACCGCAACGGATGGTAAAACTACATCAATTCCTATTCCATTAGCGATTACGCCCCCAACGTCTGCGATTGCACCCGCAACACCTATTATTATTCAACCTAACGCGCCTACAGAAACAAGCACGTCCACATTGAATCCAAATGTCATGAAATTAAAATTTGCCCAAGGCACATGGATTGAAGTTCGTGACAGTAGCAACAAAATATTGTTTGGTGGGACAGCTGCATCAGGTTCAGAAAAAGAATTAACAGGGACACCCCCATTCAAATTTAAAGTGGGTAACACACACGGAATCACTATTGAATACAATGGTGAAACTATCAATAGCACCAGCACACCTGTTAAAGTACAACGTCGCTTCAGTCTAGGGACGGCCCCAACAACGACACCTGCGCCTACTAACAACAGCAACAGTCATACGACATCCACACTCAGTCGTGAACAAGCAACAACTCGTCCGTCTTTTGAATAA
- the ispG gene encoding flavodoxin-dependent (E)-4-hydroxy-3-methylbut-2-enyl-diphosphate synthase has product MHSEVKINRRISRQIRVGNVLIGGNAPISVQSMTNTETCDVNATIAQIQRLEKVGADIVRVSVPSMDAAEAFGKIKKAVAVPLVADIHFDYKIALRVAELGVDCLRINPGNIGKEDRIRAVVESARDKGIPIRIGVNAGSLEKDLQKKYPEPCAEAIVESALRHAEILAALNFHDFKISVKASEVFMAVDAYRLLAKQIDQPLHLGVTEAGGLRSGTVKSSIALGMLLAEGIGDTIRISLAADPVEEIKVGFDILKSLHLRSKGINLIACPSCSRQNFDVIKTVNELENRLEDILSPLDVAIIGCVVNGPGESKAVHVGLAGGMPNHLLYIDGNPTHKLKNDNLVDELERIIRERLAKETTPASSSRIVPIKSVA; this is encoded by the coding sequence ATGCACAGCGAAGTAAAAATTAACCGTCGGATTTCTCGTCAAATACGTGTTGGCAACGTCCTTATTGGTGGTAATGCACCCATTTCTGTACAAAGTATGACCAATACAGAAACCTGTGATGTTAATGCAACTATCGCCCAAATACAGCGGCTAGAAAAAGTTGGGGCTGATATTGTACGTGTTTCCGTGCCTAGCATGGATGCAGCCGAAGCCTTTGGTAAAATCAAAAAAGCAGTGGCTGTTCCATTGGTTGCGGATATTCATTTTGACTACAAAATCGCTTTGCGTGTTGCCGAGTTAGGAGTGGATTGCCTACGGATTAATCCGGGTAATATTGGTAAAGAAGACCGCATTCGCGCCGTGGTAGAAAGCGCGCGCGATAAAGGCATCCCTATTCGTATTGGTGTTAATGCGGGTTCTTTAGAAAAAGACTTACAGAAAAAATACCCAGAACCCTGTGCAGAAGCAATTGTTGAATCCGCATTGCGTCATGCCGAAATCCTAGCCGCATTAAATTTTCACGACTTCAAAATCAGCGTTAAAGCTTCTGAAGTCTTCATGGCAGTTGATGCTTACCGCCTACTAGCCAAACAAATCGACCAACCGCTACACCTCGGTGTCACCGAAGCGGGCGGTTTGCGTTCAGGTACTGTCAAGTCATCAATTGCGCTAGGTATGTTACTTGCCGAAGGCATTGGCGATACAATACGCATTTCCCTCGCGGCTGACCCTGTGGAAGAAATCAAAGTTGGGTTTGATATTCTCAAAAGCCTACACTTGCGCAGTAAAGGCATTAACCTGATTGCGTGTCCCTCCTGTTCACGCCAAAATTTTGATGTGATTAAGACCGTAAACGAGCTAGAAAACCGCTTAGAAGATATTTTATCCCCCCTAGATGTTGCCATTATTGGCTGTGTCGTTAATGGACCGGGCGAATCAAAAGCGGTACATGTTGGATTAGCGGGCGGTATGCCCAACCATCTACTTTATATTGATGGTAATCCGACACATAAACTAAAAAATGATAATTTAGTTGATGAATTAGAAAGGATTATCCGCGAACGATTGGCAAAAGAGACTACACCAGCCTCCTCCTCGCGCATCGTTCCAATCAAAAGTGTTGCCTAA
- the hisS gene encoding histidine--tRNA ligase: MSKSIQSVRGMNDILPTQTPYWQAVEKTIRRVFESYGYQEIRTPILEKTELFSRSIGEVTDIVEKEMFTFIDRAEEGDSDVESLSLRPENTASCVRAGIEHSLFYGQTPRLWYNGAMFRHEKPQKGRYRQFHQLGAEAYGIASADIDAELIIMSARCFKALGLTDLTLQLNSLGSAEARSAYRERLINYFSAHQAQLDEDSQRRLHTNPLRILDSKNTEMQPLIQNAPKLIDHLDTDSTTHFEQLKQRLDLANIKYQINPRLVRGLDYYNRTVFEWVTTALGSQGTVCAGGRYDSLVEQIGGRATPAIGFAMGLERLLMLVEKNGFIPDNANPDVYLVMMGQAAMENGIRFAEQLRDHLPQLHLLAHCGGGNFKKQFERADKSGAKIALVLGDDEVAQQQVTVKYLRDERPQATFAQAELADHLRTLL; this comes from the coding sequence TTGTCTAAGTCGATTCAATCTGTACGTGGGATGAACGACATCCTCCCCACCCAAACACCCTACTGGCAAGCCGTAGAAAAAACGATTCGCCGTGTGTTTGAAAGCTATGGTTATCAAGAAATTCGTACCCCTATTTTAGAAAAAACTGAATTATTCAGTCGCTCAATCGGTGAAGTAACAGATATTGTTGAAAAAGAAATGTTCACCTTTATTGACCGTGCAGAAGAAGGGGACAGCGATGTTGAAAGCCTAAGCTTACGTCCAGAAAATACTGCCTCCTGCGTGCGAGCAGGCATAGAACATAGCCTATTTTATGGACAAACCCCACGTTTATGGTACAACGGCGCAATGTTTCGCCATGAAAAACCACAAAAAGGGCGTTATCGACAATTCCATCAACTGGGTGCAGAAGCCTACGGCATTGCCAGCGCGGACATAGATGCAGAATTAATTATCATGTCAGCCCGTTGTTTCAAGGCATTAGGGTTGACAGATTTAACCTTACAACTCAACTCATTAGGCTCAGCCGAAGCCCGCAGTGCTTATCGAGAACGTTTAATTAACTATTTTTCTGCTCACCAAGCACAACTCGATGAAGACAGCCAGCGGCGACTACATACCAATCCATTACGCATTTTAGACAGCAAAAATACTGAAATGCAGCCCCTGATTCAAAATGCGCCAAAATTAATCGACCATTTAGATACCGATTCAACCACCCATTTTGAACAACTAAAACAACGGCTTGACCTTGCAAATATCAAATACCAAATTAATCCACGCTTAGTGCGCGGGCTAGACTACTATAATCGTACTGTATTTGAATGGGTTACAACGGCATTGGGTTCACAAGGGACAGTCTGTGCGGGTGGGCGTTACGACAGCTTAGTAGAACAAATCGGTGGACGTGCAACCCCAGCCATTGGCTTTGCGATGGGGTTAGAACGCCTATTAATGTTAGTGGAAAAAAACGGCTTTATCCCTGACAATGCCAACCCAGATGTTTATTTAGTCATGATGGGACAAGCGGCGATGGAAAACGGGATTCGTTTTGCGGAACAGTTGCGTGACCACCTACCCCAATTACATTTATTAGCGCATTGTGGTGGGGGCAATTTTAAAAAACAATTTGAACGCGCTGATAAAAGCGGCGCAAAAATCGCGCTAGTGTTGGGGGATGATGAAGTGGCACAACAACAAGTCACCGTCAAATACCTGCGTGATGAACGCCCACAAGCGACGTTTGCACAAGCAGAATTGGCTGACCATCTGCGTACTTTGCTATAA
- a CDS encoding tetratricopeptide repeat protein translates to MEYQSEQEQIEAIKQWFRENGSSILIGVAIGFGLLFGWRAWESYVAQTAEMSSMTYEQLVEAVEKKQLDSSRETLERLQKEHGDSLYAILGAFQIAAEEVEANNLTAAHERLQWILTQPTLPAFIHIARLRKAQLFVAENKLDDARKLIDGIAVGQFGAAYAELRGDIASLAGQLDAAKTAYTNALENQDLSPTIKQYIQIKLDNLGLSGEQVISAPFPTLPEPKLPDALQSDLGNPNTATKTSLEIKPATATPNTSTEAVLTIPASNTAVEVTPITKEEVKLPPMIQGQPNVESATGNAVTNTAQKRLTTPITNGNIYSSTFGDNADDDTNSSATPESATPTPTTQE, encoded by the coding sequence GTGGAATATCAATCTGAACAAGAACAAATTGAAGCGATTAAACAATGGTTTAGAGAAAATGGTAGCTCTATTTTAATTGGTGTTGCCATTGGTTTTGGGCTACTATTCGGTTGGCGTGCTTGGGAAAGTTATGTTGCACAAACCGCCGAAATGTCTTCCATGACTTACGAACAACTGGTTGAAGCGGTAGAAAAAAAGCAATTAGACAGTAGTCGTGAAACGTTAGAGCGGTTACAAAAAGAACATGGTGATAGCCTTTATGCCATCTTAGGGGCTTTTCAAATTGCGGCTGAAGAAGTAGAAGCAAACAACCTGACTGCTGCGCATGAACGGTTACAATGGATTTTAACGCAACCGACTTTACCCGCCTTTATTCATATTGCCCGCCTGCGTAAAGCACAATTGTTTGTTGCAGAAAATAAGTTAGATGACGCTAGAAAGCTCATTGATGGTATAGCTGTTGGTCAATTTGGCGCAGCTTATGCTGAATTACGCGGTGATATTGCCAGTTTAGCAGGCCAACTGGATGCTGCAAAAACGGCATATACTAATGCTTTAGAAAATCAAGATTTATCCCCAACGATTAAACAATATATTCAAATCAAGTTAGACAACTTAGGCTTATCAGGTGAGCAAGTTATCTCAGCACCGTTCCCTACCTTACCAGAACCCAAATTACCTGATGCCTTACAATCCGATTTAGGTAATCCAAATACAGCAACGAAAACCAGCTTAGAAATAAAACCTGCCACTGCAACACCTAATACATCTACGGAGGCAGTCTTAACGATTCCTGCCTCAAATACAGCGGTAGAAGTAACCCCTATTACCAAAGAAGAGGTGAAATTACCCCCCATGATTCAAGGACAACCCAACGTAGAATCAGCCACTGGTAATGCTGTAACAAATACTGCACAAAAACGCCTGACGACTCCCATTACCAACGGTAATATTTATTCCTCTACTTTTGGCGATAATGCAGACGATGACACAAACAGTTCTGCAACCCCTGAATCCGCCACACCAACGCCAACGACGCAGGAATAA
- the bamB gene encoding outer membrane protein assembly factor BamB — MKRTRLTLLCALLVSLNACSIFGDKDNAETPAKLEDFTPATTVSEIWSANVGSGADERYLKLQPAVYNNQVFAASPKGYVSAFDLKTGQNHWEKRLDVVISGGVGTNLDSVFVASNKGDVIALAMADGTEKWRVQLNSEVLSTPQADDSHVIVRTIDGKVYNLNTQNGATLWVQERTVPTLSLRGNSNPILLAQAVLVGFDNGHFAALDVNTGKPLWESAVAMPQGRSELERMVDIDADPKLINDTIYVVSYQGRSAAINLYNGQLVWQREVPSYAGIGVDDKAVYVSDQRSHVWALDRHTGASLWKQEKLQARALTAPVSMGEYVIVGDLEGYLHYLRRDDGQFVARYKTGSARILTSPIVIDKQLIVYTSGGELLLLENK; from the coding sequence ATGAAAAGGACACGCTTAACCCTATTATGCGCGTTACTTGTCTCGCTTAATGCCTGCTCTATTTTTGGTGATAAAGATAATGCAGAAACCCCCGCCAAGTTAGAAGACTTTACCCCCGCGACAACCGTTTCCGAAATCTGGTCAGCCAATGTGGGCAGTGGTGCCGACGAGCGTTATTTAAAACTCCAACCTGCTGTTTATAATAATCAAGTATTTGCTGCATCGCCTAAAGGTTATGTCAGCGCGTTTGACTTAAAAACAGGGCAAAACCACTGGGAAAAACGCTTAGATGTTGTTATTTCTGGCGGTGTAGGAACAAATCTGGACAGCGTATTTGTCGCCAGTAATAAAGGCGATGTTATTGCGTTAGCGATGGCAGATGGTACGGAAAAGTGGCGTGTACAACTTAACAGCGAAGTATTATCCACACCACAAGCAGATGACAGCCATGTAATTGTACGCACAATAGACGGCAAAGTTTACAACTTAAATACGCAAAACGGTGCAACCTTATGGGTACAAGAACGCACAGTGCCAACCTTAAGTTTGCGGGGGAACAGCAACCCTATTTTATTAGCACAGGCTGTGTTAGTGGGATTTGATAATGGACATTTTGCCGCGTTAGATGTCAACACAGGCAAACCATTGTGGGAATCTGCGGTTGCTATGCCACAAGGACGTTCTGAACTAGAACGGATGGTTGATATAGATGCCGACCCTAAACTTATCAATGACACCATCTATGTAGTGAGCTATCAAGGACGTAGTGCTGCTATTAATTTGTACAATGGACAACTTGTTTGGCAACGTGAAGTCCCTTCTTATGCAGGCATTGGCGTGGATGATAAAGCTGTTTATGTCAGTGACCAACGGAGTCATGTCTGGGCATTAGACCGTCATACAGGTGCTTCTTTATGGAAACAAGAAAAACTCCAAGCCCGAGCCTTAACCGCACCCGTTAGTATGGGTGAATACGTTATTGTTGGTGATTTAGAAGGTTATCTACACTATTTACGCCGTGATGATGGACAATTTGTTGCACGTTATAAAACAGGTAGCGCGCGAATTCTTACATCACCCATCGTTATCGACAAACAGTTAATCGTTTATACCAGTGGTGGTGAATTACTGCTACTAGAAAACAAATGA